A single region of the Marinobacter salinisoli genome encodes:
- the hisC gene encoding histidinol-phosphate transaminase produces the protein MSVVVDNLLPDAIKKLTPYQSARRIGIQGHLYLNANELEHTIAFEGSTEPYNRYPDFKPQQVADAYLRYCDSQADCLAVRGADEGIDLIVRTFCGPGSDAILVCPPTYGMYEICATAANVGVRRVPLTAEFQLDLQGIDAELDNTKVIFLCAPNNPTGNAIELASIRRVLEQTRRTHVVVVDEAYIEFSDQPSVVALLDEFDHLMVIRTLSKAFGLAAIRCGFVLGQVEAIDCLRKLIAPYPMPDPTSDIALKALSANSIQMVRDSVADQKQLKAWFCSELEKLPVVERIFPSDTNFVLVRFKDGVNAFEQLVQNGIVARDQSHEAVLDQCVRITMGSQQSMAEILSVLNKKQTREFQ, from the coding sequence ATGAGTGTTGTTGTTGATAATCTGTTGCCGGATGCCATTAAAAAACTTACGCCTTATCAATCTGCCCGGCGCATTGGAATACAGGGCCACCTGTATCTAAATGCGAATGAGCTTGAGCACACCATTGCCTTTGAAGGCAGCACGGAACCGTACAACCGATACCCCGATTTCAAGCCGCAACAGGTTGCCGATGCCTATTTGCGTTATTGCGACTCGCAGGCCGATTGCCTGGCGGTGCGAGGTGCCGATGAAGGTATTGATCTGATCGTCCGAACCTTTTGCGGCCCTGGTTCGGACGCCATTCTGGTGTGTCCGCCCACCTACGGCATGTATGAGATTTGTGCCACAGCGGCGAATGTCGGCGTGCGCCGGGTGCCTCTGACAGCCGAGTTCCAGCTCGACCTGCAAGGCATCGATGCAGAACTCGATAACACCAAGGTCATCTTTCTCTGTGCCCCCAACAACCCCACGGGTAATGCCATAGAACTGGCCTCGATCCGACGGGTGCTTGAGCAAACCCGGCGGACTCATGTCGTGGTGGTGGATGAGGCGTACATTGAGTTCAGTGATCAGCCGTCGGTGGTTGCACTGCTCGATGAGTTTGATCATCTGATGGTGATACGCACCCTGTCCAAGGCGTTTGGACTGGCGGCCATTCGCTGCGGTTTTGTGCTGGGGCAGGTTGAGGCCATCGATTGCCTGCGTAAGCTGATCGCCCCGTATCCGATGCCTGACCCCACCTCCGACATCGCACTGAAAGCTCTGAGTGCCAACAGCATCCAGATGGTGCGCGACAGCGTTGCGGACCAGAAACAGTTGAAGGCCTGGTTCTGCAGCGAATTGGAAAAATTACCGGTTGTTGAGCGAATATTCCCCAGCGACACGAACTTTGTGCTGGTCAGATTCAAGGATGGGGTCAACGCGTTTGAGCAACTGGTGCAGAACGGAATCGTGGCCCGGGATCAGAGCCACGAGGCAGTGTTAGATCAATGCGTTCGCATCACCATGGGTTCGCAGCAAAGCATGGCAGAAATCCTTTCTGTTCTTAATAAAAAACAAACGAGAGAGTTCCAATGA
- a CDS encoding MotB family protein has translation MDDLPEEEKPGIPAWVVTFADLMSLLMCFFVLLLSFSEIDAHKFKQIAGEMAKAFGVQRDVEALEIPKGTSPIFDKFSPAQPEPTVVNQVRQTTTEEAPELQTLKSPTESATEKAVAAAIQQDLDQKTRSVLAILEDPIAEGRVNVAQDQRRIVIRVEEKGSFASGSAQLTWEFEGLLLDMATVLAKMPGDLMVEGHTDDVPIRTSRFYSNWDLSAARAAAVANVLLATEDVEPTRLAVKGLADTRPRVPNTSADNRAKNRRVEIIVDLSGPLQERELELRELIEAESAKENAVIDIQPLPAAENRDEARSPLTW, from the coding sequence ATGGATGATCTGCCTGAAGAGGAAAAACCCGGCATTCCTGCCTGGGTCGTCACTTTTGCGGACCTGATGTCCCTGCTGATGTGCTTTTTCGTGCTGCTGCTGTCGTTTTCCGAGATCGATGCACACAAGTTCAAGCAAATCGCCGGCGAAATGGCCAAGGCCTTTGGCGTCCAGCGCGATGTCGAAGCGCTGGAGATTCCCAAGGGCACCAGCCCCATTTTCGACAAGTTCTCGCCGGCCCAACCCGAGCCCACGGTAGTGAATCAGGTTCGCCAGACCACCACCGAGGAAGCGCCGGAACTGCAAACCCTCAAGAGCCCTACCGAAAGCGCGACCGAAAAGGCCGTTGCAGCGGCCATTCAGCAAGACCTGGACCAAAAAACCCGCAGCGTACTCGCCATTCTTGAGGACCCCATCGCCGAGGGCCGGGTAAACGTGGCGCAGGACCAGCGCCGCATCGTTATCCGGGTGGAAGAGAAAGGCTCCTTTGCCTCCGGTTCGGCACAGCTGACCTGGGAATTCGAGGGTCTGCTGCTGGACATGGCCACTGTGCTGGCCAAGATGCCCGGCGACCTGATGGTGGAGGGGCACACCGACGACGTCCCCATCCGCACCTCCCGTTTTTACAGCAACTGGGATCTGTCTGCCGCCCGGGCGGCGGCCGTGGCCAATGTGCTGCTGGCGACGGAAGACGTCGAACCGACGCGTCTGGCGGTCAAAGGCCTGGCCGACACCCGGCCCCGGGTACCCAACACCTCTGCAGACAACCGCGCCAAGAACCGGCGCGTCGAAATCATTGTCGACCTTTCCGGCCCGCTGCAAGAGCGCGAACTGGAGCTGCGTGAACTGATTGAAGCCGAATCGGCAAAGGAAAACGCGGTGATCGACATTCAGCCTCTGCCGGCTGCGGAAAATCGCGACGAGGCCCGATCGCCACTTACCTGGTAA
- a CDS encoding DUF6231 family protein, which yields MTNPNYDSLLQQVLASILDTCQPESLLCCGATADTVGEHWHQHSKNTRMSRIDPKDPNSDLPLNSVHDLALVSDTLEHLPFDEGALFLGQLRNYGTHQIAVLAGESPDWAFKDFLGLGFRRHTELEQRDGTVTLYTYNLDNYNHKRQWNNPKHWANPEMWGKAWW from the coding sequence ATGACGAACCCGAATTACGATTCTCTGTTGCAACAGGTGCTGGCAAGCATTCTCGATACCTGCCAGCCCGAATCCCTGCTGTGCTGCGGGGCCACCGCCGACACCGTGGGCGAACACTGGCATCAGCACAGCAAGAACACGCGGATGTCACGCATTGATCCGAAAGATCCCAATTCGGACCTGCCGCTGAATTCGGTGCATGACCTGGCGCTGGTCTCGGATACCCTTGAGCATCTGCCCTTCGACGAAGGTGCCCTGTTCCTGGGCCAGCTGCGCAACTACGGCACCCACCAGATAGCCGTGCTGGCCGGTGAGTCGCCGGATTGGGCCTTCAAGGACTTCCTCGGCCTGGGATTTCGACGCCACACCGAACTGGAACAGCGTGACGGAACGGTCACGCTCTACACCTACAACCTCGACAACTACAATCACAAGCGGCAATGGAATAACCCCAAACACTGGGCCAACCCGGAAATGTGGGGCAAAGCCTGGTGGTGA
- a CDS encoding ammonium transporter codes for MDIASAVHTLTESANTLFILIGAIMVLAMHAGFAFLEVGTVRHKNQVNALVKIMTDFGISAVAYFFIGYYIAYGSHFMTGAGELTAGNGYELVKFFFLMTFAAAIPAIVSGGIAERARFYPMLIASGLIVAFVYPFFEGLIWNGNYGFQSWLENQFGASFHDFAGSVVVHAVGGWIALAAVLLLGARSGRYRNGRVVAFAPSNIPFLALGAWILTVGWFGFNVMSAQTLDGISGLVAVNSLMAMVGGVLVAMVVGRKDPGFIHNGPLAGLVAVCAGSDLMHPVGALITGGIAGAIFVYLFEWAQDKIERLDDVLGVWPLHGVCGVWGAIACGIFGQEALGGLGGVSLMSQIIGSVAGVLVAFVGGLIVYGIVNAVSGLRLTEEEEFKGADVSIHRIGATSFE; via the coding sequence GTGGACATCGCGAGTGCAGTACACACCCTGACCGAAAGCGCCAACACGCTGTTCATCCTTATCGGTGCCATCATGGTACTGGCCATGCACGCCGGCTTTGCCTTCCTCGAAGTTGGTACCGTGCGGCACAAGAACCAGGTTAACGCGCTGGTCAAGATCATGACCGACTTCGGCATCTCCGCCGTCGCCTATTTCTTCATCGGCTATTACATTGCTTACGGCAGCCATTTTATGACCGGCGCCGGCGAACTGACCGCCGGCAACGGCTACGAGCTGGTAAAGTTCTTCTTCCTGATGACCTTCGCCGCCGCGATCCCCGCGATTGTCTCCGGCGGCATTGCCGAGCGCGCCCGGTTCTACCCCATGCTGATTGCCTCCGGTCTGATCGTCGCCTTTGTGTATCCGTTCTTTGAAGGCCTGATCTGGAACGGCAACTACGGTTTCCAGAGCTGGCTGGAGAACCAGTTTGGTGCATCTTTCCACGATTTTGCCGGTTCCGTTGTGGTGCACGCCGTTGGTGGCTGGATTGCCCTGGCCGCGGTTCTGTTGCTGGGCGCCCGTTCCGGCCGCTATCGCAACGGTCGTGTTGTCGCCTTCGCACCGTCCAACATCCCCTTCCTGGCGCTGGGCGCCTGGATCCTGACTGTGGGCTGGTTCGGCTTCAACGTGATGTCCGCCCAGACTCTCGACGGCATCAGCGGCCTGGTGGCCGTCAACAGCCTGATGGCAATGGTCGGTGGCGTGCTGGTCGCGATGGTGGTTGGCCGCAAGGACCCGGGCTTTATCCATAACGGGCCACTGGCGGGCCTGGTTGCCGTGTGTGCCGGTTCTGACCTGATGCATCCGGTGGGCGCGCTGATCACCGGCGGTATCGCCGGCGCCATCTTCGTCTATCTGTTCGAGTGGGCACAGGACAAGATCGAACGCCTGGACGACGTACTGGGTGTCTGGCCGCTGCACGGTGTGTGCGGGGTCTGGGGTGCCATCGCCTGCGGCATCTTCGGCCAGGAAGCCCTGGGTGGCCTCGGTGGCGTCAGCCTGATGTCCCAGATCATCGGATCGGTGGCCGGTGTGTTGGTGGCGTTCGTGGGCGGTCTGATTGTCTACGGCATCGTCAATGCTGTGTCTGGCCTGCGACTGACCGAAGAAGAGGAGTTCAAAGGCGCGGACGTAAGCATTCACCGAATTGGTGCAACCTCGTTCGAATAA
- a CDS encoding transglutaminase family protein, which translates to MRLSIRHETRYTYESPIEDSIQYIRLTPRTTPQQRIHDWKLNTPGETSQMVDGFGNLVTVMTLTNAAPEITLTAEGVVDLTGKPLTRDDSPFPPQVFLRQTDLTEADDALKAFANEYSPNKRSLIKLMNHLRDHITFTPGATTVTHTAREAFQQKEGVCQDHTHVFIACCRHIGVPARYVSGYIHAADDDHVATHAWAEAWIGSNWHTFDVVNTLNVAESHIKLAVGLDYQDAAPVRGVRTGGGTERMETLARVTRTNGQ; encoded by the coding sequence ATGAGACTGTCGATTCGCCACGAGACCCGTTACACCTACGAGTCGCCCATCGAGGACAGCATTCAGTACATCCGGCTGACCCCACGCACCACACCGCAGCAGCGCATTCACGACTGGAAGCTGAACACGCCGGGCGAAACCAGCCAGATGGTGGACGGTTTCGGCAACCTGGTGACGGTCATGACCCTGACCAACGCGGCACCGGAAATCACCCTGACCGCCGAAGGCGTGGTAGACCTGACCGGCAAACCGCTGACCAGGGACGACTCGCCCTTCCCGCCCCAGGTATTTCTGCGTCAGACCGACCTGACCGAGGCCGATGATGCACTCAAGGCCTTCGCCAATGAGTACTCGCCCAACAAGCGCAGCCTGATCAAGCTGATGAATCACCTCCGCGACCACATCACCTTTACCCCCGGGGCCACCACCGTCACCCACACCGCCCGGGAAGCTTTCCAGCAGAAAGAGGGCGTCTGCCAGGACCACACCCACGTGTTTATTGCCTGTTGCCGCCATATCGGCGTACCGGCGCGCTATGTAAGCGGTTACATACACGCGGCAGACGATGACCACGTCGCCACCCACGCCTGGGCCGAAGCCTGGATTGGCAGCAACTGGCACACCTTTGATGTCGTCAATACCCTGAACGTGGCGGAAAGCCACATCAAACTGGCGGTGGGGCTGGACTACCAGGACGCGGCGCCGGTACGCGGCGTGCGCACCGGGGGCGGTACCGAACGCATGGAAACCCTGGCCCGGGTAACACGAACAAACGGGCAGTGA
- a CDS encoding circularly permuted type 2 ATP-grasp protein: MHIQTPGPGLYDELFDENNKVRPHCRMLEQWLEKSDENLIAEKRREANVLFQRLGITFNVYGEEQGADRLIPFDLIPRVISASDWHKLQAGLRQRVNALNKFLFDIYHDFDIVKAGVISAEQVFANPQYQPGMQALKLPRNLYCHIAGIDLIRHSDGDFYVLEDNLRCPSGVSYMLENRRMMMRLFPELFAHSPVAPIDHYPNLLGETLRAASLKPDPTVVVLTPGRFNSAYFEHAFLARQMGVELVEGADLFVHQNKVFMKTTVGPQQVDVIYRRIDDDFLDPLAGNPQSMLGVPGLYSAYRTGNVVLTNAMGTGVADDKSIYPYVPDMIRFYLDEEPILKNVPTWQCRKPKDLQYVLDHLDELVVKEAQGAGGYGMLIGPKASQKEIAQFRSLLKARPDDYIAQPTLSLSTCPTFVDEGVAPRHLDLRPFVLSGKKIQMVPGGLTRVALKQGSLVVNSSQGGGTKDTWVLEDDL, encoded by the coding sequence ATGCATATCCAGACACCGGGCCCCGGTCTGTATGACGAGTTGTTCGACGAGAACAATAAAGTACGCCCTCACTGCCGCATGCTGGAGCAGTGGCTTGAGAAATCCGACGAAAATCTGATCGCCGAGAAACGCCGGGAAGCCAATGTGCTGTTCCAGCGTCTGGGCATCACCTTCAACGTCTATGGTGAAGAGCAGGGTGCCGACCGGCTGATCCCGTTCGACCTGATTCCCCGGGTGATCTCGGCCAGCGACTGGCACAAACTGCAGGCCGGCCTGCGCCAGCGGGTCAACGCGCTGAACAAATTCCTGTTCGACATCTACCACGATTTCGACATCGTCAAAGCCGGGGTGATCAGTGCCGAGCAGGTGTTTGCCAACCCCCAGTACCAGCCCGGCATGCAGGCACTGAAGCTGCCCCGCAACCTGTACTGCCACATCGCCGGCATTGACCTGATTCGCCACAGCGACGGCGACTTTTATGTGCTGGAGGACAACCTGCGGTGCCCCAGCGGGGTCTCTTATATGCTGGAAAACCGGCGCATGATGATGCGTCTGTTCCCGGAGCTGTTCGCCCACAGCCCGGTGGCACCGATCGACCACTATCCGAACCTGCTGGGTGAAACGCTTCGGGCCGCATCCCTCAAGCCGGACCCAACCGTCGTGGTGCTGACCCCGGGGCGCTTCAACAGCGCCTATTTCGAACATGCCTTCCTGGCCCGCCAAATGGGCGTGGAACTGGTAGAGGGCGCGGACCTGTTCGTCCATCAGAACAAGGTCTTCATGAAAACCACCGTTGGCCCGCAGCAGGTGGACGTGATCTACCGCCGGATCGACGACGATTTCCTCGATCCGCTGGCCGGCAACCCCCAATCCATGCTCGGCGTGCCCGGTCTGTACTCCGCATACCGCACCGGTAACGTGGTGCTGACCAACGCCATGGGCACCGGGGTTGCCGACGACAAGTCCATCTACCCCTATGTGCCAGACATGATCCGTTTCTATCTGGACGAAGAGCCCATTCTGAAGAACGTTCCTACCTGGCAGTGCCGCAAACCGAAAGATCTGCAGTATGTGCTGGACCATCTGGACGAACTGGTGGTGAAAGAAGCCCAGGGTGCCGGTGGTTACGGCATGCTGATTGGCCCCAAGGCCAGCCAGAAGGAAATCGCCCAATTCCGCAGCCTGCTCAAGGCACGCCCGGACGACTACATTGCCCAGCCCACGCTGAGCCTCTCCACCTGCCCGACGTTTGTGGATGAGGGCGTGGCGCCACGGCACCTGGACCTGCGGCCGTTTGTGCTGTCTGGCAAGAAAATCCAGATGGTACCGGGCGGGCTGACCCGGGTTGCCCTGAAGCAGGGTTCGCTGGTGGTGAACTCGTCGCAGGGTGGCGGCACCAAAGACACCTGGGTACTGGAGGACGACCTATGA
- a CDS encoding YkvA family protein: MALFSQKSAEKQLNEESAKVNRDDLEVLLDRQKTIEEKVKNSGRLERFGTDIRLMFSMIRDYWYGNYRSVPWKTIAAVAGALLYVLNPLDVIPDLVFGVGFLDDAGVVALCLKLFESDLHAYAAWKEHTEQQESDKPTLDPS; the protein is encoded by the coding sequence ATGGCACTGTTCAGCCAAAAAAGCGCCGAGAAACAACTCAATGAAGAATCCGCCAAGGTCAATCGGGACGATCTGGAAGTCCTGCTGGACCGGCAGAAAACGATTGAGGAGAAGGTCAAGAACAGCGGCAGGCTGGAGCGCTTTGGCACCGACATCCGGCTGATGTTCTCGATGATCCGGGATTACTGGTACGGCAACTACCGCAGCGTGCCGTGGAAAACCATCGCAGCGGTGGCCGGGGCACTGCTGTACGTGCTGAACCCGCTGGATGTAATTCCGGACCTGGTCTTCGGCGTTGGCTTCCTTGACGATGCCGGCGTGGTGGCGCTGTGCCTGAAACTGTTCGAGTCTGACCTGCATGCCTACGCCGCGTGGAAAGAACATACCGAGCAACAAGAAAGCGACAAACCGACACTCGATCCAAGTTGA
- a CDS encoding encapsulin-associated ferritin-like protein — MSNEGYHEPISELSDQTRDMHRAITSLMEELEAVDWYNQRVDACKNAELKAILAHNRDEEKEHAAMVLEWIRRQDPDFDKELKDYLFTDQPIAHD; from the coding sequence ATGTCTAACGAAGGTTATCACGAGCCCATCTCTGAACTCTCAGACCAGACAAGAGATATGCACAGAGCGATCACCTCGCTCATGGAAGAGCTGGAAGCAGTGGATTGGTACAACCAACGCGTGGACGCCTGCAAAAACGCCGAGTTAAAGGCGATTCTTGCGCACAATCGGGATGAAGAAAAGGAGCATGCCGCGATGGTGCTTGAATGGATTCGGCGGCAAGATCCGGATTTTGACAAGGAACTGAAAGACTACCTGTTTACCGATCAACCGATCGCCCATGACTGA
- a CDS encoding MotA/TolQ/ExbB proton channel family protein, giving the protein MDFATLIGLVGAILLISAAVILGVSPDVFINPPSLLIVIAGSLFVVLAKFSFAQFFGAFGAAARAFKFKLPGTRAAIEELVDVAQVSRREGVLGLDGKTFGSPFLEKGVQMLVDGQDGDTIKQVLNKERLMTLEHNRSGAKVFTALADVGPAMGMIGTLIGLVQMLSNMEDPKSIGPAMAVALLTTLYGAILATMIANPIADKLSLRMTEEARMQSLYIDALVAIQAGTNPRVVEQLLSSYLPPKERNKDIEGEPETAVG; this is encoded by the coding sequence GTGGATTTCGCCACTCTTATAGGCCTTGTTGGCGCCATTCTGCTGATTTCGGCTGCCGTCATTCTGGGCGTGTCGCCCGACGTGTTCATCAATCCGCCGTCGCTGTTGATCGTGATTGCGGGCAGCCTGTTCGTGGTGCTGGCCAAATTCAGTTTCGCCCAGTTTTTCGGCGCCTTTGGGGCGGCGGCGAGGGCCTTCAAATTCAAGCTGCCTGGCACCCGTGCGGCCATCGAAGAGCTGGTGGATGTGGCACAGGTCTCCCGCAGGGAGGGCGTGCTCGGGCTGGATGGGAAAACCTTTGGCTCGCCGTTTCTGGAAAAAGGCGTGCAAATGCTGGTGGATGGCCAGGACGGCGACACCATCAAGCAGGTGCTGAACAAAGAGCGCCTGATGACCCTGGAACACAACCGGTCGGGCGCCAAGGTCTTTACCGCCCTGGCCGACGTGGGTCCCGCCATGGGCATGATCGGTACGCTGATCGGCCTGGTGCAGATGCTGTCCAATATGGAAGATCCGAAGTCCATCGGACCGGCCATGGCCGTCGCCCTGTTGACCACCCTGTACGGTGCGATTCTGGCCACCATGATTGCCAATCCGATTGCCGACAAACTGTCGCTTCGGATGACCGAAGAAGCCCGCATGCAATCCCTGTACATCGATGCCCTGGTTGCTATTCAGGCGGGCACCAACCCCCGCGTGGTGGAGCAACTGCTGTCGAGCTACCTGCCCCCCAAAGAGCGCAATAAGGATATCGAGGGCGAACCCGAGACGGCGGTTGGCTGA
- a CDS encoding transporter substrate-binding domain-containing protein → MKKIAVALGLVASMTASVSAADTIRLGSDFTYPPFNYKDKEQNPTGFDIEIADALCKEAQLDCEWETISWDGLIPSLLSRKIDVIMASMRITEDRKKRVLFTDRYYKTPAQFAGLASRSFDISEEGLEGLRVGVQMGTIHDRYVTDQFGDVVDVVRYPGQEEVYNELANGRLDLVFANSDQIMLSFLNTEHGEGYEFVGEPVTDKEHVGEGTALALRPRDEELAQKLNAAIAEIRANGTYDEIASRYFNFDIYGD, encoded by the coding sequence ATGAAGAAGATTGCAGTAGCACTGGGCCTTGTCGCGTCCATGACCGCTTCCGTGTCGGCGGCCGATACCATCCGGCTGGGATCAGATTTCACCTATCCACCGTTCAACTACAAAGACAAAGAGCAAAACCCCACGGGCTTCGACATCGAAATTGCCGATGCCTTGTGCAAAGAGGCGCAGCTGGATTGCGAGTGGGAAACCATTTCATGGGACGGGCTGATTCCGAGCCTGTTGTCCCGGAAAATCGATGTCATCATGGCGTCCATGCGGATCACCGAAGATCGCAAAAAGCGCGTGCTGTTCACCGACCGTTACTACAAGACACCGGCACAGTTTGCCGGCCTGGCGTCCCGCTCCTTTGATATCTCCGAAGAGGGCCTGGAGGGGCTGCGTGTGGGCGTGCAGATGGGCACGATTCACGACCGCTATGTCACCGATCAGTTCGGCGATGTGGTCGATGTGGTTCGCTATCCGGGCCAGGAAGAAGTCTATAACGAGCTGGCCAATGGCCGCCTGGACCTGGTCTTTGCCAACTCCGATCAGATCATGCTGAGCTTCCTGAACACCGAGCACGGTGAAGGCTACGAGTTCGTCGGCGAGCCAGTGACCGATAAAGAGCATGTGGGGGAAGGAACCGCGCTGGCACTGCGCCCGCGGGATGAAGAGCTGGCGCAAAAGCTGAATGCCGCGATCGCAGAGATCCGCGCCAACGGTACCTACGACGAAATCGCCTCGCGCTACTTCAACTTCGATATCTACGGCGACTAA
- a CDS encoding proteasome-type protease has protein sequence MTYCVAMRLDEGLVFASDTRTNAGFDHIATFRKMHLFEKLGERSLVLLSAGNLATSQSVVKLLERRAGTNEPNILNAESMFEAAELVGQTMREVIQRDNPDGKISHVDFSCSLVLGGQIQGDGHRLFNIYPEGNFIEATEETPYFQIGESKYGKPILDRVVTYDTPLDRAYQSALISFDSTMKSNLSVGMPLDIAIFRKGTLQPSLMHRVEENCEYFRTLRQQWHQGIQDLFTGLTPPPMAL, from the coding sequence ATGACCTATTGCGTAGCGATGCGGCTGGACGAAGGACTGGTGTTTGCCTCCGACACCCGTACCAATGCCGGCTTTGATCACATTGCCACCTTTCGCAAGATGCACCTGTTCGAGAAGCTGGGCGAGCGGTCACTGGTGTTGCTGTCGGCCGGCAATCTGGCCACCAGCCAGAGCGTGGTAAAACTGCTGGAGCGCCGGGCGGGAACCAACGAGCCCAATATTCTCAATGCCGAATCCATGTTCGAAGCGGCGGAACTGGTGGGCCAGACCATGCGCGAGGTCATCCAGCGGGACAACCCCGATGGCAAGATCAGCCATGTCGATTTCAGCTGCTCGCTGGTCCTGGGCGGCCAGATTCAGGGCGATGGCCACCGGCTGTTCAACATCTACCCGGAAGGCAACTTCATCGAGGCCACCGAAGAAACACCCTACTTCCAGATTGGCGAATCCAAGTACGGAAAACCCATTCTGGATCGGGTCGTCACCTACGACACTCCGCTGGACAGAGCGTATCAGAGTGCGCTGATCTCCTTTGACTCCACCATGAAGAGCAACCTGTCGGTCGGCATGCCGCTGGACATCGCCATTTTCCGCAAAGGCACACTGCAGCCCAGCCTGATGCACCGGGTAGAGGAAAACTGCGAGTACTTCCGGACGCTCCGTCAGCAGTGGCACCAGGGCATTCAGGATCTGTTCACCGGCCTGACGCCACCGCCGATGGCGCTATAG
- a CDS encoding alpha-E domain-containing protein, which produces MMLSRAAFSLFWMARYLERAESQARLLDMSLTMALIDVPEDRVEQLSVPLLVTGATETFYEYHSEITPQNLLDFLVLDDRHHASLYSMIRGARDNALHVRGNLSADVWESINQAWLDMKDLRKQGITESNASQVFDWIRERSHMFRGAAYGTLLRNDAFHFLRLGTFIERADTTARVLDIRYVMAMKSMDENSTQSFFEWTAVLHSLAAFEAYQNTYGHELEPMNVAELLVLNPDLPRSLRSCLQEIASLLEEIEGETGRRSRRLSSSLYANIRYGDRDYIAERGLHEYLVDFLERIEGITEQIRHDFMGGK; this is translated from the coding sequence ATGATGCTGAGTCGCGCTGCATTCAGCCTGTTTTGGATGGCCAGATACCTGGAGCGCGCCGAGAGCCAGGCCCGCCTGCTGGACATGAGCCTGACCATGGCGCTGATTGATGTGCCTGAAGACCGGGTGGAACAGCTCTCGGTGCCCTTGCTGGTCACCGGTGCTACAGAAACGTTCTACGAGTACCATTCCGAAATCACCCCGCAGAACCTGCTGGATTTCCTGGTGCTGGATGACCGCCACCACGCCAGCCTTTACAGCATGATCCGCGGTGCCCGCGACAACGCCCTGCACGTTCGCGGCAACCTGTCCGCCGATGTGTGGGAAAGCATCAACCAGGCCTGGCTGGACATGAAAGACCTGCGCAAGCAGGGCATTACCGAATCCAACGCCAGCCAGGTATTCGACTGGATCCGGGAACGCTCCCACATGTTCCGGGGCGCGGCCTACGGTACCCTGCTGCGCAACGATGCGTTCCACTTCCTGCGGCTTGGCACCTTCATCGAGCGGGCCGACACCACTGCCCGGGTACTGGATATCCGCTACGTCATGGCGATGAAATCCATGGACGAGAACTCCACCCAGTCGTTTTTCGAATGGACAGCGGTACTGCACTCGCTGGCCGCCTTCGAGGCCTATCAGAACACCTACGGCCACGAACTGGAGCCGATGAACGTTGCCGAGTTGCTGGTTCTGAACCCGGATCTCCCCCGCTCACTGCGCAGCTGCCTGCAGGAAATCGCCAGCCTGCTGGAAGAAATCGAGGGTGAAACCGGTCGCCGCTCTCGCCGGCTCTCATCCAGCCTGTACGCCAACATTCGCTACGGCGACCGGGACTACATCGCTGAACGGGGGCTGCACGAGTATCTGGTGGACTTCCTCGAGCGGATTGAGGGCATCACCGAACAGATCCGGCACGACTTCATGGGAGGCAAATAA
- a CDS encoding tRNA-uridine aminocarboxypropyltransferase produces MPRHLCPHCNLHLNICVCAHCQRVSNQTPITVLQHPTEVDRPKGTVRVLQQCLERIHVVVGETPEQFAQAGFDIATGTANAALLYPGPGSQSLEQAELADVKHWLVLDGTWRKAARILHSNPGLQALPAFHFQQAPRSRYIIRKAPGPEALSTAEAVHYLLQVVEPTTNSAPIGQAMDALVDKQLAQIPDHLRHHYPPR; encoded by the coding sequence ATGCCCCGTCACCTATGTCCCCATTGCAACCTGCACCTCAACATATGCGTGTGCGCGCACTGCCAACGGGTGTCGAATCAGACTCCGATCACCGTGCTGCAACACCCCACGGAAGTAGACCGGCCAAAAGGCACGGTGCGCGTCCTGCAGCAGTGTCTGGAGCGGATTCACGTGGTGGTAGGCGAAACCCCGGAGCAGTTTGCACAGGCCGGTTTTGACATCGCTACCGGAACAGCGAACGCCGCGCTGCTGTACCCCGGGCCCGGCAGTCAGTCGCTGGAGCAGGCCGAGCTTGCTGACGTCAAGCACTGGCTTGTGCTGGACGGAACCTGGCGCAAGGCAGCGCGGATACTGCACTCCAACCCCGGGCTGCAGGCGCTGCCGGCGTTTCATTTTCAGCAAGCGCCCCGGTCTCGCTACATCATCCGAAAGGCGCCGGGGCCAGAAGCCCTGTCCACCGCCGAAGCGGTGCACTACCTGCTTCAGGTAGTGGAACCCACGACCAACAGCGCCCCCATTGGCCAGGCCATGGATGCCCTGGTCGACAAGCAACTGGCCCAGATACCCGATCATTTGCGCCATCATTACCCGCCCCGCTGA